The following proteins are encoded in a genomic region of bacterium:
- a CDS encoding aspartate/glutamate racemase family protein, which translates to MKVRGGRNLYGHAIGILMLDTVFPRIPGDIGHAGTFPFPVLYHKVRAASPSRVVREGDPALLEGFVAGARALEAGGALAITTGCGFLAMFQRQLAEAVRVPVFTSALQLVPMVARMLGPDRAVGVLTVDSRALAPKHLTGAGITEDINVVIEGLERGQAFTPVLLDNELELDVDAARRENVAAAREMVERHPQVGAIVLECTNMPPYAAAIHDATGLPVFDITTLIRTVYAALRPPTY; encoded by the coding sequence ATGAAGGTGCGCGGCGGCAGGAACCTGTACGGCCACGCGATCGGGATTCTGATGCTCGACACCGTATTCCCACGCATCCCGGGCGACATCGGCCACGCGGGCACGTTTCCATTCCCCGTGCTGTACCACAAGGTGCGCGCCGCGTCCCCGTCCCGGGTGGTCCGGGAGGGCGACCCGGCGCTGCTTGAGGGGTTCGTTGCGGGCGCCCGCGCGCTTGAGGCCGGCGGCGCCCTGGCGATCACCACCGGGTGCGGATTCCTTGCGATGTTTCAACGCCAGCTGGCCGAGGCCGTCCGCGTCCCGGTGTTCACCTCCGCGCTCCAGCTCGTCCCCATGGTCGCGCGAATGCTTGGGCCCGATCGCGCGGTGGGCGTCCTGACCGTCGACAGCCGCGCCCTCGCCCCCAAACACCTCACCGGGGCCGGGATCACCGAGGACATCAATGTCGTCATCGAGGGCCTGGAGCGAGGCCAGGCGTTCACCCCGGTGCTCCTCGACAACGAGCTGGAACTGGACGTCGATGCGGCCCGCCGGGAGAACGTCGCGGCGGCCAGGGAGATGGTCGAGCGTCACCCCCAGGTCGGCGCGATCGTCCTCGAGTGCACGAACATGCCCCCGTACGCGGCTGCGATTCACGACGCCACCGGCCTGCCGGTGTTTGACATCACCACCTTGATCCGCACGGTCTACGCGGCGCTCCGTCCGCCGACCTACTGA
- a CDS encoding FAD-dependent oxidoreductase, whose product MESADVLIIGGGIIGLSVAYHLARRGTRRIIVFERAPQVGTGSTAKATGGIRHQFSTEINVRLTQLGLPAFERFEAEMGEPIDFVQHGYLFVTARPETADGMREGLRLQQRLGVPSRWVRPDEAAALFPDLRVDDLVGGTFCPLDGSAIPYGAVQGYLRRCRDLGVRVLTGREVTGIAAAGGRVRGVRTAAGEYAAPVVVNAAGPRARDIAAMVDVDLPVYPYRRQVFVMTPLPALRRGAPLTVDLDTGWYLHQDRSGALYMGGTDKDSRPGLEEVVDWDGFDAVARAALHRVPRTAEARVARAYAGIRSLTPDFHAILGAVPGVDGFFCANGFSGHGFMHAPAVGLVLAEEILDGRAITLDIAPLRLTRFAGGARAEATAF is encoded by the coding sequence GTGGAGTCGGCCGACGTCCTGATCATCGGCGGAGGCATCATCGGCCTCTCCGTGGCCTATCATCTCGCCCGGCGCGGCACGCGACGGATCATCGTCTTCGAGCGGGCCCCGCAGGTCGGGACCGGGTCCACGGCCAAGGCCACCGGCGGGATCCGCCACCAGTTCTCGACCGAGATCAACGTGCGGCTGACCCAGCTGGGCCTGCCCGCGTTCGAGCGGTTCGAGGCCGAGATGGGTGAGCCGATCGATTTTGTCCAGCATGGGTACCTGTTCGTCACGGCGCGCCCCGAGACCGCAGACGGGATGCGCGAGGGGCTCCGCCTCCAGCAGCGACTCGGGGTGCCGTCGAGGTGGGTCCGGCCTGATGAAGCCGCGGCACTCTTCCCGGACCTTCGGGTCGATGACCTCGTGGGCGGGACGTTCTGCCCGCTCGACGGTTCCGCCATCCCCTACGGAGCGGTGCAGGGGTATCTCCGCCGCTGCCGCGACCTGGGCGTGCGCGTTCTGACCGGCCGCGAAGTCACCGGCATCGCCGCGGCGGGGGGCCGCGTGCGGGGCGTGCGGACGGCGGCGGGTGAATATGCGGCTCCGGTCGTGGTCAACGCGGCGGGCCCTCGCGCCCGGGACATCGCGGCGATGGTGGACGTTGACCTGCCGGTTTACCCGTACCGCCGTCAGGTGTTCGTCATGACCCCGCTGCCCGCGCTCCGGCGGGGCGCTCCGCTCACCGTTGATCTGGACACGGGGTGGTACCTGCATCAGGACCGCAGCGGAGCGCTGTATATGGGAGGCACCGACAAGGACAGCCGGCCGGGGCTCGAGGAGGTCGTGGACTGGGATGGGTTTGACGCCGTCGCCCGCGCCGCCCTGCACCGGGTGCCCCGCACAGCGGAGGCGCGCGTTGCCCGCGCCTACGCCGGGATCCGCAGTCTGACGCCCGACTTCCACGCCATCCTGGGCGCGGTGCCGGGGGTCGACGGCTTCTTCTGCGCGAACGGGTTCAGCGGCCACGGGTTCATGCACGCGCCGGCGGTGGGCTTGGTGTTGGCCGAGGAGATCCTCGACGGGCGCGCGATCACTCTCGACATCGCCCCCCTGCGGCTGACCCGCTTCGCCGGCGGCGCTCGAGCTGAAGCCACGGCCTTTTGA
- a CDS encoding S41 family peptidase — MRLMCAARRRWLVLFLIVALFTLPLNPAQRATAANASLVLEALRVLDQDYADPVHPVSLLNAAIATLRKSTNQSAVVLPDISSGASRATAESAFASEFNHALQKSSVPETQLAYDVTGGMLASLHDSHTAFLDPKQYLESRKQLMGQPGFTGIGVVITSRKDASGDAWIFVEDVFPGSPADAAGLKRFDRIVEVGGHSLKNVNVLDASTLIRGPAGSTAALTILRGGQDLRVAVVRAAISEHPVEAKFVQPGVAYVKLFTFSRGADAQLRHALRTLDAQGPVHSIVLDLRGNPGGLIQEAVMIGSVFLPPQSPLARVTERHSRPDTLRTLGAPLFPRTPLVVLIDAGSASASEILTGAFKANHRATIVGEKTAGALGGSVTVPLAERTGMSVTVERITTPEGTQVEGVGIAPDVSATLTVSDMVRGEDTQLQAALRVVGALLSRPGARVS, encoded by the coding sequence ATGCGCTTGATGTGCGCCGCCCGCAGGCGGTGGCTGGTCCTCTTCCTCATCGTCGCGCTCTTTACCCTACCATTGAACCCCGCCCAGCGCGCCACCGCGGCGAACGCCTCGCTGGTTCTGGAGGCCTTGAGGGTGCTCGACCAGGATTACGCGGACCCGGTCCATCCGGTCTCGCTGCTCAACGCCGCCATCGCCACGCTGCGCAAGTCGACCAACCAGAGCGCCGTCGTCCTGCCCGACATTTCAAGCGGGGCCTCCCGGGCGACCGCCGAGAGCGCGTTTGCCTCTGAGTTCAACCACGCGCTGCAGAAGAGTTCGGTCCCGGAGACGCAGCTCGCCTACGATGTCACCGGAGGGATGCTCGCCTCGCTCCACGACAGCCACACCGCCTTTCTTGATCCGAAGCAGTACCTGGAGAGCCGCAAGCAGCTCATGGGCCAGCCGGGGTTCACCGGCATCGGGGTGGTCATTACCTCGCGCAAAGACGCCTCCGGGGACGCATGGATCTTCGTCGAAGATGTCTTCCCGGGATCGCCCGCCGACGCGGCCGGGCTGAAGCGGTTTGACCGTATCGTTGAGGTGGGCGGGCACTCCCTCAAAAACGTGAATGTCCTCGACGCCAGCACGCTGATCCGGGGCCCCGCCGGTTCCACGGCCGCCCTGACGATCCTTCGCGGCGGGCAGGACCTCCGGGTCGCGGTGGTCCGGGCGGCGATCAGCGAGCATCCGGTAGAGGCGAAGTTCGTCCAGCCGGGGGTGGCGTACGTCAAGCTGTTCACGTTTTCCCGGGGAGCGGATGCTCAGCTGCGGCACGCGCTCCGGACGCTCGACGCGCAGGGGCCGGTGCACTCGATCGTCCTCGATCTTCGAGGGAACCCGGGCGGCTTGATCCAAGAGGCCGTGATGATCGGAAGCGTGTTCCTGCCTCCGCAGTCGCCCCTGGCTCGGGTCACCGAGCGCCACTCGCGCCCCGACACTCTGCGCACCCTTGGGGCCCCCCTGTTCCCGCGGACGCCGCTGGTCGTCCTCATCGACGCCGGGAGCGCGTCGGCCTCGGAGATTTTGACCGGGGCGTTCAAGGCCAATCACCGGGCGACGATCGTCGGGGAGAAGACCGCCGGCGCGCTCGGCGGCTCGGTGACCGTGCCCTTGGCCGAACGGACCGGAATGTCCGTGACGGTCGAGCGCATTACGACCCCGGAGGGCACGCAGGTCGAAGGAGTGGGGATCGCCCCGGACGTGAGCGCCACTTTGACGGTCTCGGATATGGTGCGGGGCGAGGATACCCAACTCCAGGCCGCGCTCCGGGTAGTGGGGGCGTTGCTGTCGCGGCCGGGGGCCCGGGTGAGCTAG
- a CDS encoding ImmA/IrrE family metallo-endopeptidase: MRDCLHCGHELEPFFDSTCEPPVAWLCQGCGSVTLEEDLRSLSPSARRDLTALQAFLTPTAPARQAVQAPLARAQARARAILEGVRDLPVDIERLAEQHGYPVRERSLPADERGTIAREGDHTVIVINRDRVAFSESERRWVIAEELGHAVLEHSTLVASSVPGSRMTIPEPRRRAEEREAKRFAAEVLMPEEKVRGRFAELAPRIYQALGLRQRQAETDEVLAALARMFAVSPTAMRIRLEELDLVR; this comes from the coding sequence ATGCGGGACTGTCTGCACTGCGGACACGAACTGGAACCGTTTTTCGACTCGACCTGCGAGCCTCCGGTGGCTTGGCTGTGCCAGGGTTGCGGAAGCGTCACGCTGGAAGAGGACCTTCGGTCGCTGTCACCGTCAGCTCGGCGCGATCTCACCGCGCTGCAGGCGTTCCTCACGCCCACCGCGCCGGCGCGCCAGGCCGTCCAGGCGCCGCTCGCTCGCGCCCAGGCGCGGGCTCGGGCGATCCTCGAGGGGGTGCGAGACCTTCCGGTCGACATCGAGCGCCTCGCCGAGCAGCACGGGTACCCGGTGCGTGAACGATCGCTGCCGGCCGATGAACGGGGCACGATCGCCCGTGAGGGTGACCACACGGTCATCGTCATCAACCGCGACCGGGTCGCGTTCTCGGAGTCGGAGCGCCGCTGGGTGATCGCGGAAGAACTTGGCCACGCTGTCCTCGAGCACAGCACGTTGGTGGCGAGCTCTGTGCCGGGAAGTCGAATGACGATTCCGGAGCCGCGACGTCGGGCGGAGGAGCGGGAGGCCAAGCGATTCGCCGCCGAGGTCCTCATGCCCGAGGAGAAAGTCCGTGGACGGTTTGCCGAGCTGGCTCCCCGGATCTACCAGGCCCTCGGTCTCCGACAGCGCCAGGCCGAAACCGACGAAGTCCTCGCCGCCCTCGCGCGCATGTTCGCGGTGAGCCCGACCGCGATGCGCATTCGCCTCGAGGAGCTCGACCTCGTCCGGTAA
- a CDS encoding ornithine cyclodeaminase family protein — protein sequence MTLLLKESDLRRLLTMRDLVPLMERALAAFSGGAVVQPVRTTVLVNEHNGLLALMPAYLRDQGALGFKEVTFYPGNAARGLPSHLASILLHDPSTGALLAMMDGRLITEMRTAAVSAGATKHLARRGASVVAFLGAGVQARSHLEALREVCAPRVVRVWTRTAAHAEAFAREVAERYGLNATAAGSAEEAVRDAEIVCTVTSSTVPVLNGRWLAPGTHINAVGAPRPDWRELDTAAVAQAKLFVDSRAAAAVEAGDVLGPIREGAITPGHILAEIGEVFSGRHPGRTGPDQITLFKSLGLAVEDVAAAQFAFERAREQKVGEEFGLD from the coding sequence ATGACCCTGCTCCTCAAAGAGTCCGACCTGCGGCGACTGCTGACGATGCGCGACCTCGTCCCGCTGATGGAACGCGCGCTCGCGGCGTTCAGCGGCGGTGCCGTCGTGCAGCCCGTTCGCACGACGGTCCTCGTGAACGAGCACAACGGCCTCCTGGCGTTGATGCCCGCCTATCTGCGCGACCAGGGGGCCCTGGGGTTTAAAGAGGTCACGTTTTATCCCGGCAACGCCGCGCGCGGACTCCCCTCGCACCTGGCGTCGATCCTCCTGCACGATCCGTCGACCGGAGCCCTGCTGGCCATGATGGACGGCCGCCTCATCACCGAAATGCGCACCGCGGCGGTTTCCGCGGGCGCCACGAAGCACCTGGCGCGCCGGGGGGCGAGCGTCGTGGCGTTCCTCGGCGCGGGCGTGCAGGCGCGAAGCCACCTGGAAGCGCTGCGGGAGGTCTGTGCCCCTCGCGTCGTGCGCGTGTGGACGCGGACGGCGGCGCACGCGGAGGCGTTCGCTCGAGAGGTGGCCGAGCGCTACGGCTTGAACGCGACGGCAGCCGGGTCGGCCGAAGAGGCGGTTCGGGACGCCGAGATCGTCTGCACGGTGACGAGCAGCACGGTTCCCGTTTTGAATGGGCGGTGGCTGGCGCCGGGAACCCACATCAACGCGGTTGGTGCGCCGCGCCCGGACTGGCGCGAACTGGATACCGCAGCGGTGGCACAGGCAAAGCTGTTTGTCGACTCGCGCGCGGCGGCGGCTGTGGAAGCGGGCGACGTGCTGGGGCCGATCCGCGAGGGCGCGATCACGCCGGGCCACATCCTGGCCGAAATCGGCGAGGTGTTCAGCGGCCGCCACCCCGGCCGCACCGGCCCCGACCAGATCACCCTCTTTAAGTCGCTCGGTCTGGCGGTTGAGGATGTTGCCGCCGCCCAGTTCGCATTCGAACGGGCGCGAGAACAGAAGGTCGGCGAGGAGTTCGGCCTCGACTAA
- a CDS encoding DUF3048 domain-containing protein has translation MRPSVTGEIRVLVSLGFLLAGGLFAGVLAVGTESAPVAPPVLHAVAVPAEEERPPISTLVDDPVSGQSVPRAQADRRPIAVMIDNYPDARPQWGLSFASRIYEALTEGGITRYLAIFGPDDADRVGPVRSARTQFLGYALELHAAIAHVGGNEDALDRIVALHVVNLDQFRNAEAYRRIFRPRVALEHTMFTSTRALRAAAEHIAWPPDLSIARPLWKAEVPLDQRPAAQRVSVDFSSPPYKVTWVYRRATNDYERILAGAQDVDAATGRPLTAKSIAIAVITRTHGRTQIGEDTWTFADVGSGEAWVVQDGTATPARWEKASVRDRLRFLDETGHEIALDRGPQWVEIVPPEVEPDIQ, from the coding sequence ATGAGACCCTCCGTCACCGGCGAGATCCGCGTCCTCGTGTCCCTCGGGTTCCTGCTCGCTGGCGGGCTGTTTGCGGGCGTGCTCGCGGTGGGCACGGAATCCGCACCGGTCGCACCACCTGTCCTTCACGCGGTCGCGGTGCCCGCCGAAGAGGAGCGGCCGCCGATTTCCACGCTCGTCGACGATCCCGTCAGCGGCCAGTCCGTCCCCAGGGCGCAGGCGGACCGCCGGCCGATCGCCGTGATGATCGATAACTACCCGGACGCCCGACCGCAGTGGGGTCTGTCGTTCGCCTCGCGGATCTACGAGGCGCTCACCGAGGGGGGGATCACCCGGTACCTGGCGATCTTCGGCCCGGACGACGCCGACCGGGTGGGCCCGGTGCGATCGGCCCGCACGCAGTTCCTCGGATACGCTTTGGAGTTGCACGCCGCGATCGCCCACGTCGGCGGCAATGAGGACGCCCTGGACCGCATCGTCGCGCTGCACGTGGTGAACCTCGATCAGTTCCGCAACGCCGAGGCCTACCGCCGGATTTTTCGGCCCCGCGTGGCATTGGAGCACACCATGTTCACCTCGACGCGGGCACTGCGCGCGGCGGCCGAGCACATCGCCTGGCCCCCCGACCTCTCGATCGCGCGGCCCTTGTGGAAGGCGGAGGTGCCGCTCGACCAACGCCCGGCGGCGCAGCGGGTGAGCGTGGATTTCTCGAGCCCCCCCTACAAGGTGACCTGGGTGTACCGCCGCGCGACGAACGACTACGAGCGGATCCTGGCCGGCGCTCAGGATGTCGACGCGGCGACCGGCCGACCGCTGACGGCCAAGTCGATTGCGATCGCGGTGATCACGCGGACCCACGGCCGAACCCAGATCGGAGAGGATACCTGGACGTTCGCGGATGTCGGGTCCGGGGAGGCGTGGGTGGTGCAGGATGGCACCGCCACGCCGGCGCGGTGGGAGAAGGCCTCCGTTCGGGACCGCCTGCGCTTTCTCGACGAGACGGGGCACGAGATCGCGCTGGATCGGGGTCCGCAGTGGGTGGAGATCGTGCCGCCGGAGGTCGAGCCGGACATTCAATAG
- a CDS encoding Gfo/Idh/MocA family oxidoreductase — MPQTRARIGLIGAGAMGQRHLEALANDDRVEIVGVADAVAAAAQTAAAGVGARACATVADLVDLGVDAAFVTLPNVHHAAVVLELLDRGVHVFSEKPMATRLTDGRKIAERVRATGRLYQMGFNRRWAPAYRHLKAAIGNGFVPTSANIMMNDGDMLTPKWYTDATVSGGFMYDTAVHLVDMIAWLIGPIERVSALGRRSCYPDYDDIVMLLCCEGDRPVAFTTCGHASWATPLERIELYGDHALLVTEDLDRVRHTTREDPHAEWQQLPSPTLLTRWGYVDEDREFVDACLGLRAPAVTVDDAFHSIAVLEAAYTSLRSAGTVVSVSRA; from the coding sequence ATGCCGCAGACGCGGGCGAGGATCGGGCTGATCGGGGCGGGCGCGATGGGCCAGCGCCATCTGGAGGCGCTGGCGAACGACGACCGTGTCGAGATCGTCGGCGTGGCCGACGCCGTTGCCGCGGCCGCGCAAACGGCGGCGGCGGGCGTGGGCGCGCGCGCCTGCGCGACCGTCGCCGACCTGGTTGACCTCGGGGTGGACGCCGCCTTCGTCACCCTGCCCAACGTCCACCACGCGGCCGTGGTGCTGGAACTGCTGGACCGCGGCGTCCATGTCTTCTCCGAGAAACCGATGGCCACTCGGCTGACGGACGGGCGGAAGATCGCGGAACGTGTGCGCGCCACCGGGCGACTCTACCAGATGGGGTTCAACCGCCGCTGGGCGCCCGCCTACCGCCACCTCAAAGCGGCGATCGGGAATGGCTTCGTCCCGACCTCCGCCAACATCATGATGAACGACGGAGACATGCTGACGCCGAAATGGTACACGGATGCGACGGTCTCCGGTGGATTCATGTACGACACGGCCGTCCACCTCGTGGACATGATCGCCTGGTTGATCGGCCCGATCGAACGGGTCAGCGCCCTCGGGCGAAGGAGCTGTTATCCCGACTACGACGATATTGTCATGCTGCTCTGCTGCGAGGGGGACCGCCCGGTCGCCTTCACCACCTGCGGTCACGCCTCATGGGCGACCCCGCTCGAGCGGATCGAGCTCTACGGGGATCACGCCCTGCTCGTCACCGAGGACCTCGACCGCGTACGCCACACCACCCGTGAGGATCCTCACGCCGAGTGGCAGCAACTGCCGTCACCGACCCTGCTGACGCGGTGGGGGTATGTGGACGAGGATCGGGAGTTCGTGGACGCGTGCCTGGGCCTCAGAGCTCCCGCCGTCACGGTCGACGATGCCTTCCACAGCATCGCGGTGTTGGAAGCGGCCTACACGAGCCTCCGCAGCGCGGGCACGGTGGTGTCCGTCTCGCGGGCGTAA
- a CDS encoding Gfo/Idh/MocA family oxidoreductase, protein MPALLGVGLLGYGGVARAHLNGVRRHAEAFPDAPATARVVVLAGRHPVRVAVAARRFRIPRWTTDWRSLIDDPAVDVLINAAPNDAHAAPCIAALGAGKAVLCEKPLARTAPEAATMARAAQGRGRVAMAGFNYRFVPAVLLARRLIAERRLGRIYHFRGRYSDDSLLDPTMGFGWRHDRTAAGSGVIGDLASHVIDLAHFLIGPIAGVTASVRTYVGTRRAGRTPRQVTVEDAVVATLEFENGAVGTLEASGMCPGRKNLLTFEVNGEGGTLAFDLERLNELRVFHGDGRARGLADVLVTGPGHPYGDRWWPAGHILGWEHTFIHQFEEFVRRAAGTGGDRVGATFADGLAAARVCDALLVAAETGRRTAVVPRATKRPHRATRRPAKPHVRKG, encoded by the coding sequence GTGCCCGCGCTGCTCGGCGTTGGCCTCCTGGGGTACGGCGGGGTGGCGCGCGCGCACCTGAACGGGGTACGACGCCACGCCGAGGCCTTTCCGGACGCCCCCGCCACCGCGCGGGTCGTCGTTCTCGCCGGGCGGCACCCCGTTCGGGTGGCGGTGGCCGCCCGGCGGTTCCGCATCCCGCGCTGGACGACCGACTGGCGAAGCCTGATCGACGACCCGGCGGTCGATGTGCTGATCAACGCCGCGCCCAATGACGCCCACGCGGCGCCCTGCATCGCGGCGCTGGGGGCGGGGAAGGCCGTCCTCTGCGAGAAGCCGCTGGCCCGAACCGCCCCAGAGGCGGCGACGATGGCGCGCGCCGCCCAGGGGCGGGGCCGGGTGGCGATGGCCGGATTCAACTACCGCTTCGTCCCGGCCGTGCTCCTCGCCCGGCGGCTCATCGCCGAGCGGCGCCTCGGCCGGATCTATCACTTCCGGGGTCGGTACAGCGACGACTCGCTGCTCGATCCCACCATGGGCTTCGGATGGCGCCACGACCGAACGGCGGCCGGGAGCGGGGTCATCGGCGATCTGGCATCGCACGTCATCGACCTCGCGCACTTCCTGATCGGCCCCATCGCCGGGGTCACCGCCTCCGTGCGGACCTACGTCGGGACGCGGCGCGCGGGCCGCACGCCGCGGCAGGTGACCGTCGAGGACGCGGTGGTGGCCACCCTCGAGTTCGAAAACGGGGCCGTCGGCACCCTCGAAGCCAGCGGGATGTGCCCCGGACGGAAAAACCTCCTGACCTTCGAGGTCAACGGCGAGGGGGGAACGCTGGCGTTCGATCTGGAACGGCTCAACGAACTCCGCGTCTTTCACGGCGACGGACGGGCGCGCGGCCTGGCGGACGTCCTCGTCACCGGACCGGGGCATCCCTACGGGGATCGCTGGTGGCCGGCCGGCCACATCCTGGGTTGGGAGCACACCTTCATCCACCAATTCGAAGAGTTCGTCCGCCGCGCCGCGGGGACCGGCGGCGATCGCGTCGGGGCGACCTTTGCCGATGGCCTCGCCGCGGCGCGGGTGTGCGATGCACTGCTCGTCGCCGCCGAGACCGGCCGACGCACCGCGGTCGTCCCGAGGGCGACGAAACGGCCTCATCGCGCGACCCGCCGCCCTGCCAAGCCGCACGTCAGAAAGGGGTGA
- a CDS encoding DegT/DnrJ/EryC1/StrS family aminotransferase, with translation MRDAADRLAVDGGTPVRTVPLLPGYPGGLLIGAEEKAAVMEVLDSQSLFRHYGPKPLHKVVEFERAFAQAMGARHAVGVTSGTAALMTALAALGAGPGDEVIVPTYTWVATINAVVALGAVPVFVDVDDTLTMDPSKVEAAITPRTKVLLPVHMRGCGADMTPILAAAARHRVHVVEDTAQAAGGRYRGHRLGTLGTFGAFSLQYHKVITTGEGGMVVTNDPALRERAVRYHDQGSVRMEELDETIPVGNPLMIGVNFRMNEITGAIGLVQLRRMDWIIERMRAHKAAIIDGLTGTPGVTIRRIPDPEGDTGATLIFLLPAADAARRFSDALAAEGIRNMVAWDSGQHVYYHFDQIIERRMFAERHCAWECPYYTGKAHLEKGMFPQSDDLLRRAIHIDLHPLMTERDEADIVRAVRKVAAAAP, from the coding sequence ATGAGAGATGCAGCGGATAGGCTGGCCGTAGATGGCGGGACGCCGGTGCGGACCGTCCCCCTCCTCCCCGGCTACCCGGGGGGTCTCCTGATCGGCGCCGAGGAAAAGGCGGCGGTCATGGAAGTGCTCGACAGTCAAAGCCTGTTCCGTCACTACGGCCCCAAACCGCTCCACAAGGTCGTGGAGTTCGAGCGGGCGTTTGCGCAGGCGATGGGCGCCCGGCACGCCGTGGGGGTCACCTCCGGGACGGCGGCGCTGATGACCGCGCTGGCGGCCCTGGGGGCGGGTCCCGGCGATGAGGTGATCGTTCCCACCTACACGTGGGTCGCGACGATCAACGCCGTGGTCGCCCTCGGCGCCGTCCCCGTGTTCGTCGACGTCGACGATACGCTGACGATGGATCCGTCGAAGGTCGAGGCGGCGATCACCCCGCGCACCAAAGTCCTCCTGCCGGTTCACATGCGGGGGTGCGGCGCCGATATGACCCCGATCCTCGCGGCCGCCGCCAGGCACCGCGTGCACGTCGTGGAGGACACGGCGCAGGCCGCCGGCGGGCGGTATCGGGGGCATCGGCTGGGGACCTTGGGGACGTTCGGCGCGTTCAGCCTGCAGTACCACAAAGTCATCACCACCGGGGAGGGCGGCATGGTGGTGACCAATGACCCCGCGCTGAGGGAGCGGGCCGTCCGCTACCACGACCAAGGATCCGTGCGGATGGAAGAGCTCGACGAGACGATCCCGGTGGGGAATCCACTGATGATCGGCGTGAATTTCCGGATGAACGAGATCACCGGTGCGATCGGCCTGGTCCAACTCCGCCGGATGGACTGGATCATCGAGCGGATGCGGGCGCACAAGGCGGCGATCATCGACGGCCTCACCGGCACGCCGGGGGTCACCATCCGGCGCATTCCCGATCCCGAGGGCGACACCGGCGCCACCCTCATCTTCCTGCTCCCGGCCGCGGACGCCGCCCGGCGGTTCAGCGACGCCCTGGCGGCGGAGGGCATCCGCAACATGGTGGCATGGGACAGCGGCCAGCACGTGTACTACCACTTCGACCAGATCATCGAGCGGCGGATGTTTGCCGAACGCCACTGCGCATGGGAGTGTCCCTACTACACGGGGAAGGCCCACCTTGAGAAGGGAATGTTCCCGCAGTCCGACGACCTCCTGCGGCGGGCGATTCATATCGACCTGCACCCGCTGATGACGGAGCGCGACGAAGCCGATATCGTGCGCGCGGTGCGCAAGGTCGCGGCTGCGGCACCGTAG
- a CDS encoding LacI family DNA-binding transcriptional regulator → MTRRRAPRDQAGRSDGSEPGLPEERGATAGEAPPPEGSRPSGGGPPSRLRDVARVAGVSLPTASQALNGHARISTATRRRVQQAARQLHYTPNAAARRLILGRSDSVAIVPGLNMTGIFSDLFYRAVLTGVGSVFEQVGYRMLIAPPLHPDERAPQFVRMAQGREIDGAIVVGVVDRRWILEATDSGVPVVLLDNDLPDLPVPAVVNDNAGGAYAATRHLAALGHTRIAFLGAAVDYAFGRETHSGYTRALRDAGVPRDPELEILVRIDADAARREAEAFFTLSHPPTAVFAVTDILALGVINAARERGLRIPRDLSVVGMDDIELAAVTDPPLTTVRIPKEKMGQRAARILLDLVRGRAAEQKTTVFPNTLIQRGTTGGYHERCSG, encoded by the coding sequence ATGACCCGACGGCGAGCTCCGCGAGATCAGGCCGGGCGGTCCGACGGCAGTGAGCCAGGCCTGCCGGAGGAGCGCGGGGCGACAGCCGGGGAGGCCCCTCCGCCCGAGGGCAGTCGCCCGTCCGGGGGAGGGCCCCCCAGCCGCCTCCGCGATGTTGCCCGCGTTGCCGGGGTCTCGCTTCCCACCGCGTCGCAGGCGCTCAATGGGCACGCCCGGATCAGCACCGCCACGCGCCGGCGGGTGCAGCAGGCGGCCCGCCAACTGCACTACACACCGAACGCCGCGGCCCGCCGGCTGATCCTGGGCCGGTCAGATTCGGTCGCCATCGTGCCGGGCCTGAACATGACCGGCATTTTTTCCGATTTGTTCTACCGGGCGGTGCTGACGGGGGTGGGGAGCGTCTTCGAGCAGGTCGGCTATCGGATGCTGATCGCCCCACCACTCCACCCCGACGAGCGGGCTCCGCAGTTTGTGCGGATGGCGCAGGGGCGCGAGATCGACGGGGCGATCGTCGTCGGGGTGGTGGACCGCCGATGGATCCTCGAAGCGACCGATTCGGGCGTGCCGGTGGTGCTGCTCGACAACGACCTTCCCGATCTTCCCGTCCCCGCGGTGGTGAACGACAACGCCGGGGGGGCGTACGCGGCGACGCGGCACCTGGCCGCGCTGGGGCACACCCGGATCGCCTTTCTGGGGGCCGCCGTGGACTATGCGTTTGGCCGCGAGACGCACAGCGGATATACCCGGGCCCTCCGGGACGCCGGCGTCCCCCGCGACCCCGAACTGGAGATCCTCGTGCGGATCGACGCCGACGCGGCGCGTCGAGAGGCCGAAGCGTTCTTCACACTGTCCCATCCACCGACGGCGGTCTTCGCCGTCACGGACATCCTGGCACTCGGCGTCATCAACGCGGCGCGTGAGCGGGGCCTGCGCATCCCCCGCGACCTGTCCGTGGTCGGGATGGACGACATCGAGCTCGCCGCCGTGACGGACCCTCCGCTGACCACCGTCCGCATCCCCAAAGAAAAAATGGGGCAGCGGGCCGCACGGATCTTGCTCGATCTCGTCCGCGGCCGAGCGGCCGAGCAGAAGACCACCGTGTTTCCGAATACCCTGATCCAGAGAGGCACGACGGGAGGATACCATGAGAGATGCAGCGGATAG